From Sporocytophaga myxococcoides, the proteins below share one genomic window:
- a CDS encoding BamA/TamA family outer membrane protein: protein MSFKFFILFISLLVPTFISAQIHSPSEACDTSFIVINNIKLEGNKRTKDRIILRELSIDPGDTILKKDLEPLLIKTRNRIFNTGLFLKADIILIGDSTVRELEIVVKERLFTYPLPILSLADRNFNEWWHTRNHDLSRIDYGINFIKKNVRGMNETLRLKVNAGFSTKAELTYTFPYLDLKQRIGLVLFAGIIQNKKIPYQTLENELAFFEGKNFVRRRITGSLTLSYRRKFYEFHSLSLGFFANRISDSIAELNPDYFLNQRVRQNYLDLKYTFTYDRRDITYYPLNGFYIKAEVDKQGLLDADDVNIFSVKTEGSVYKPLGKGFFVAAGSALKYSTPSKQPYYNIRGLGYMKDYISGYELFVIDGSSYSLLKSNIKYRLFKTEKKLGFLPTEKIRSIPLTLYLKTYFDTGYVVDHTNIPGNAILANQWLWGGGAGFDLVTYYDLVFRFEYSINKQLQTGLFFSLKAAI from the coding sequence ATGTCTTTTAAGTTTTTCATTTTATTTATTTCCCTCCTGGTTCCAACCTTCATTTCGGCACAGATTCATTCTCCATCTGAAGCCTGTGATACTTCCTTTATTGTTATTAACAACATAAAACTTGAGGGAAATAAGCGAACTAAGGACAGAATTATCCTAAGAGAATTAAGCATTGATCCAGGGGATACGATTCTCAAAAAAGATCTTGAACCACTGCTTATAAAAACCAGAAACAGGATTTTTAATACAGGTTTATTTCTGAAAGCGGACATCATCTTAATTGGAGATTCAACTGTACGTGAATTAGAAATCGTTGTAAAAGAAAGGCTTTTCACTTATCCTCTTCCGATATTAAGTCTTGCCGACCGAAATTTCAATGAATGGTGGCACACCAGAAATCATGACCTTTCCAGAATTGATTATGGGATAAACTTTATTAAGAAAAATGTAAGGGGGATGAATGAAACTTTAAGATTAAAAGTGAATGCCGGTTTTTCTACTAAAGCAGAACTTACCTATACATTTCCCTATCTTGATCTCAAACAAAGGATTGGTTTAGTCCTTTTTGCCGGAATCATCCAAAACAAAAAAATTCCATATCAAACACTAGAAAATGAATTGGCATTTTTCGAAGGAAAGAATTTTGTCAGACGCAGAATTACTGGCAGCCTCACACTTTCTTACAGAAGGAAGTTTTACGAATTTCACAGCCTGAGCCTTGGATTTTTTGCCAACAGAATATCAGATTCGATTGCAGAACTAAATCCTGACTATTTTCTAAATCAAAGGGTTCGCCAAAATTATTTAGATCTAAAATACACTTTTACCTATGACAGGCGAGATATCACTTATTACCCTTTAAATGGCTTTTATATAAAAGCTGAAGTAGATAAACAGGGACTTTTAGACGCAGATGATGTAAATATATTTTCAGTAAAAACAGAAGGCTCTGTTTACAAACCGCTCGGTAAAGGATTTTTTGTTGCTGCCGGAAGCGCCCTAAAATATTCGACTCCATCTAAACAACCCTATTATAACATTCGTGGATTGGGCTATATGAAAGATTATATCAGCGGATATGAGCTTTTTGTAATAGACGGCTCCTCCTATAGCCTTTTAAAAAGCAACATCAAATACAGGCTTTTTAAAACAGAAAAGAAACTGGGCTTCCTCCCAACAGAAAAAATCAGAAGTATTCCCCTAACTCTCTATTTGAAAACTTATTTTGATACTGGTTATGTAGTAGACCATACTAATATTCCTGGTAATGCTATATTAGCAAATCAATGGCTCTGGGGCGGTGGTGCAGGATTCGATTTAGTCACTTATTATGACCTAGTCTTCAGATTTGAATATTCTATTAATAAACAACTCCAGACTGGCTTGTTTTTCAGTTTGAAAGCAGCTATTTGA
- the yidD gene encoding membrane protein insertion efficiency factor YidD, with translation MLKILLTPLKWLILLLVKIYQLAISPYLPAACRYHPTCSAYFIEAVKKHGPIKGSWLGIKRIGRCHPWGGHGYDPVP, from the coding sequence ATGTTAAAAATATTATTAACTCCATTAAAATGGCTGATATTGTTGCTGGTAAAAATATATCAGCTGGCCATAAGCCCTTATTTACCGGCAGCCTGCAGGTATCACCCGACTTGTTCTGCTTATTTTATTGAAGCTGTAAAAAAACATGGTCCTATCAAAGGAAGCTGGTTGGGAATAAAACGAATAGGGCGTTGCCACCCTTGGGGTGGGCACGGGTATGACCCCGTGCCTTAG
- a CDS encoding prolipoprotein diacylglyceryl transferase yields the protein MTFNFVLWEASPELFSIGSLTVRWYGLLFALGFLIGQQILIWIYKTEGKSEKYVETLTVYMVVATILGARLGHCLFYEPEYYLTHPLDILKIWEGGLASHGAAAGILIAIYLYSKKQTDQSYLYVLDRMVITIALAGCLIRLGNLMNSEIIGKPTSFRGGFIFARSMEDLLDRTYQNYLYDIEMSLNGKDSLDEAGRTIAGVDLSFVVPEDGNIDQIKALVEGGLKKTIEKEYNEHIVYAENPPIKIEKLEGEKAQKVTVGIWGVPRHPSQLYEAISSFLLFLFLFFGVYYRKREKTPEGRIFGFFVVILFSLRFIYEYFKEPQVDFEQNMSYNMGQLLSIPLIIAGLFVLINSYRKKNELS from the coding sequence ATGACTTTTAACTTTGTTCTCTGGGAAGCTTCTCCCGAGTTATTTTCAATAGGAAGCTTAACAGTAAGGTGGTATGGACTACTTTTCGCACTCGGATTTCTAATTGGCCAGCAAATTTTAATCTGGATTTATAAGACAGAAGGAAAATCAGAAAAGTATGTAGAAACTCTGACTGTCTATATGGTAGTGGCTACAATTCTGGGAGCAAGACTTGGGCATTGTCTTTTTTACGAACCAGAATATTATTTGACCCACCCTCTTGACATTCTGAAAATTTGGGAAGGAGGCCTTGCGAGCCATGGCGCTGCAGCAGGAATTTTAATAGCCATTTACCTCTATTCTAAAAAGCAAACCGACCAAAGTTACCTGTATGTACTAGATCGTATGGTGATTACCATAGCCCTTGCAGGATGCCTAATCCGCTTGGGAAACCTTATGAATTCTGAAATTATCGGAAAACCTACAAGCTTCAGAGGAGGATTTATCTTTGCAAGGAGTATGGAAGACCTCCTTGACAGAACTTACCAAAACTATCTTTATGATATTGAAATGAGCCTTAATGGGAAAGATAGTCTTGATGAGGCAGGAAGAACAATTGCAGGTGTAGATCTCAGTTTTGTAGTGCCTGAAGACGGAAACATTGACCAAATCAAAGCTTTAGTAGAAGGTGGATTAAAAAAGACTATTGAAAAAGAATATAACGAACATATTGTGTATGCTGAAAATCCACCTATTAAAATAGAAAAGCTTGAAGGAGAAAAAGCTCAGAAAGTAACAGTGGGAATATGGGGTGTTCCAAGACATCCTTCACAACTATATGAGGCTATTTCTTCCTTTCTACTCTTTTTATTTTTGTTTTTTGGGGTTTACTATAGAAAGAGAGAGAAAACACCCGAAGGAAGAATATTTGGTTTTTTTGTAGTGATATTATTCAGCCTAAGATTTATATACGAATACTTTAAAGAACCACAGGTAGATTTTGAGCAAAATATGAGCTACAACATGGGGCAACTTTTAAGTATTCCGTTAATTATTGCTGGTCTGTTTGTTCTTATAAACAGCTACCGCAAAAAGAATGAATTAAGCTAA
- a CDS encoding NAD(+) synthase has translation MRIAGAALNQTPLDWDNNISNIIAAINEARDNQVDILCLPELCLTGYGCEDWFLSEWVPETALQHLIDLIPHTSNITVSFGLPIRFNNLVYNCACLVKNKKILGISAKQFLANDGVHYEPRWFTPWIHSQIENFSIQGKAYPFGDILYEVDGIKIGFEICEDAWRPDNVRPASRLCRMNVDLILNPSASHFAFAKSDFRYNLIIGSSERFNCTYLYANLLGNEAGRMIFDGEVLIAKNGNLIQRNDRLSFKNFNLVHADIDFSTGKVSEAQLHPDDREKNFEFWEAVTLGLFDYMRKSHSKGFVLSLSGGADSSACAVMVSEMIKKGIKELGVKEFLDKGGLSPIPGIESEPYEKQFRIVTEKVLTCAYQSTKNSGKETFESAEKLAESIGARFYHWDVQDQVSGYIKTIEQVLDHPLTWEKHDITLQNIQARSRSPIIWMLANINNALLITTSNRSEGDVGYATMDGDTSGSIAPIAGVDKHFIQQWLIWAEKNLDQPGLRFVNSLIPTAELRPVEKTQTDEKDLMPYWLLAVIEKLAIKDKKSPLEVFNILAKKNKTEATLLKAYVDKFFRMWSRNQWKRERLAPGFHLDEFNVDPKTWCRFPILNSGFKNELKKLEN, from the coding sequence ATGAGAATTGCCGGTGCTGCACTTAACCAAACTCCTCTGGATTGGGATAATAATATATCTAATATTATAGCTGCAATTAATGAAGCTAGAGATAATCAGGTGGACATCCTTTGTCTGCCGGAGCTTTGCCTTACTGGTTATGGCTGTGAAGATTGGTTCTTAAGCGAATGGGTACCAGAAACAGCTCTTCAACACTTGATTGATCTTATACCTCATACTTCGAACATAACAGTAAGTTTTGGGCTTCCTATAAGATTCAACAACCTTGTTTATAATTGTGCATGCCTTGTTAAAAACAAAAAAATTCTTGGTATTTCAGCTAAACAGTTCTTAGCAAACGATGGGGTGCATTATGAACCAAGGTGGTTTACTCCTTGGATACATTCTCAGATTGAAAACTTTAGTATACAAGGAAAAGCCTATCCTTTCGGAGACATTTTATATGAAGTTGATGGTATAAAAATAGGTTTTGAAATTTGCGAAGATGCCTGGAGACCAGACAATGTAAGACCTGCTTCCAGACTTTGCAGAATGAATGTGGACCTTATACTGAATCCTAGTGCAAGTCACTTTGCTTTTGCCAAATCAGATTTCAGATATAATCTGATTATTGGAAGTTCAGAAAGATTCAACTGTACTTATCTATATGCAAACCTATTGGGCAATGAAGCCGGCAGAATGATTTTTGATGGAGAAGTCCTGATTGCCAAAAATGGTAACCTCATACAACGCAATGATAGGCTTTCCTTTAAAAACTTCAACCTGGTCCATGCGGATATCGATTTTTCCACAGGAAAAGTTTCTGAAGCCCAGCTGCATCCGGATGACAGAGAAAAAAACTTCGAATTTTGGGAAGCTGTTACACTCGGACTTTTTGATTATATGCGAAAAAGCCATAGCAAAGGTTTTGTGTTATCGCTCAGTGGAGGCGCTGATAGCTCTGCCTGCGCAGTAATGGTCTCTGAAATGATCAAAAAAGGAATAAAAGAACTTGGGGTAAAAGAATTCTTAGATAAAGGTGGCCTCTCTCCTATTCCCGGAATTGAGTCTGAACCATATGAAAAACAATTCAGAATAGTTACAGAAAAAGTGCTTACCTGTGCCTACCAGTCTACCAAGAACTCCGGGAAAGAAACATTTGAATCTGCTGAAAAACTGGCAGAATCCATTGGGGCGAGATTCTATCATTGGGATGTACAGGATCAGGTTTCAGGATACATCAAAACAATCGAACAAGTGCTGGATCATCCTCTTACCTGGGAAAAGCATGACATCACCTTACAGAACATTCAGGCGAGAAGCCGCTCACCGATAATATGGATGCTCGCTAACATTAATAATGCTTTGTTAATCACTACATCCAATCGTAGTGAAGGAGATGTCGGATATGCAACTATGGATGGAGATACTTCGGGTAGTATTGCTCCAATAGCTGGTGTTGACAAACATTTCATCCAACAATGGTTGATCTGGGCTGAAAAAAATCTGGACCAACCGGGCTTACGTTTTGTAAATTCACTGATACCTACCGCTGAATTAAGACCAGTGGAAAAAACTCAGACCGACGAGAAAGACCTTATGCCTTACTGGTTATTGGCGGTAATTGAAAAACTTGCTATCAAAGACAAAAAATCCCCTTTGGAAGTTTTTAATATTTTGGCAAAAAAAAATAAAACAGAGGCAACATTACTTAAAGCATATGTGGACAAATTTTTCAGGATGTGGTCAAGAAATCAATGGAAGAGAGAAAGATTAGCGCCTGGTTTCCACCTCGATGAGTTTAATGTTGACCCGAAAACATGGTGTAGGTTTCCGATTTTAAACAGTGGATTTAAAAATGAGTTAAAAAAACTTGAGAATTAA
- the rnc gene encoding ribonuclease III, with translation MLISYLRRISHLFNKQLAKEKTFAKSIANITGQTPINLNLYKLAVCHTSAAKEDKLGVRSSNERLEYLGDAILGAVIAEFLFKKFPYKDEGFLTEIRSRIVNRESLNKLGKKIGLNKIVEFNPGRGGNTHKSLYGDALEALVGAVYLDKGFKSCRKFILTRLLQPHFDLNEIIENNLNFKSVLIEWAQKESKDIKFVIIKEVGSIHHKEFTAQVLIEDEPVSTGTGFSKKKAEQAAAEKACQIREIK, from the coding sequence ATTTTGATTTCCTACTTAAGGAGAATTTCGCATCTGTTTAACAAACAGCTGGCAAAGGAAAAGACATTTGCTAAATCAATAGCAAATATAACAGGACAAACGCCCATCAATCTTAACCTTTATAAACTTGCTGTATGTCATACCTCTGCTGCAAAAGAGGACAAGCTTGGTGTCCGTAGCTCAAATGAAAGACTTGAATACCTTGGCGATGCGATTCTTGGCGCAGTAATAGCAGAATTTCTATTTAAAAAGTTCCCTTATAAAGATGAGGGATTCCTGACTGAAATCAGATCAAGAATCGTAAATCGTGAATCACTGAATAAACTTGGAAAAAAAATTGGACTCAATAAAATTGTAGAATTTAATCCGGGAAGAGGTGGAAACACTCATAAGTCGCTATATGGCGATGCCCTGGAAGCATTGGTAGGAGCAGTATATCTTGACAAAGGCTTTAAATCCTGTAGAAAATTTATTCTCACCAGACTTTTACAGCCACATTTCGACCTGAATGAAATAATAGAAAACAACCTTAATTTCAAAAGTGTCTTAATTGAATGGGCACAAAAGGAATCTAAAGACATTAAGTTTGTAATTATCAAAGAAGTCGGAAGTATTCATCATAAGGAATTTACTGCCCAGGTCCTTATTGAAGATGAACCTGTAAGTACAGGAACAGGATTTAGTAAGAAAAAAGCTGAACAGGCCGCAGCTGAGAAAGCTTGTCAGATCAGAGAAATAAAATAG
- the fabF gene encoding beta-ketoacyl-ACP synthase II, whose amino-acid sequence MNLKRVVVTGLGALTPIGNNVEDYWKSLSTGVSGAAPITRYNAEKSKTRFACEVKNFNVENFIDKKEVKRMDPFTQYAIVASDEAIKDSNLDLNNINKDRAGVIWGSGIGGLRTFQDEVSGFALGDGTPRFNPFFIPKMIADISAGHISMKFGFRGPNFVTVSACASSTNAIVDAFNYIRLGMADIMVTGGSEAAVTEAGIGGFNAMKALSERNDDPSTASRPFDKDRDGFVLGEGAGALIIEEYEHAKARGAKIYAEIIGGGMSADAYHLTAPHPEGLGQISVMNNALADANLKPEDVDYINVHGTSTPLGDISELTAIQKVFGEHAYKLSISSTKSMTGHLLGAAGAIEAIACILAIKHQTVPPTINHFTDDERVDSRLNLTFNKAQAKTINVALSNTFGFGGHNCSIILRKI is encoded by the coding sequence ATGAATTTAAAAAGAGTTGTTGTAACAGGATTAGGCGCACTTACCCCAATAGGAAACAATGTTGAAGATTACTGGAAATCATTGTCCACTGGAGTAAGTGGTGCTGCTCCTATCACCCGCTACAACGCTGAAAAATCAAAAACCAGATTCGCCTGCGAAGTTAAAAACTTCAATGTAGAAAATTTTATTGATAAAAAAGAGGTCAAAAGAATGGACCCTTTTACTCAATATGCTATAGTGGCATCTGATGAAGCTATCAAAGATTCAAATCTTGATCTTAATAATATAAACAAAGATAGAGCTGGAGTTATCTGGGGTTCAGGAATAGGCGGTCTCCGCACTTTCCAGGATGAAGTTTCCGGATTTGCACTTGGAGATGGAACTCCAAGATTCAACCCTTTCTTTATTCCTAAAATGATCGCCGATATTAGTGCCGGTCATATTTCCATGAAGTTTGGCTTCAGAGGTCCCAATTTCGTTACAGTCTCTGCCTGCGCTTCTTCTACCAATGCTATTGTTGATGCCTTTAACTATATAAGATTAGGAATGGCTGACATAATGGTAACCGGAGGGTCAGAAGCAGCTGTTACAGAAGCCGGAATCGGTGGTTTCAATGCCATGAAAGCGCTTTCTGAAAGAAATGATGATCCCTCTACTGCTTCAAGGCCTTTCGACAAAGACAGAGATGGATTTGTTCTGGGTGAAGGCGCAGGAGCTCTTATAATAGAGGAATACGAACATGCAAAAGCAAGAGGCGCTAAAATCTATGCTGAAATAATCGGTGGCGGTATGTCTGCTGATGCATACCACTTAACTGCTCCACATCCGGAAGGATTAGGACAAATAAGCGTTATGAATAATGCACTTGCAGATGCAAACCTGAAACCTGAGGATGTTGATTATATCAATGTTCATGGTACTTCAACTCCACTTGGTGACATCAGCGAACTTACGGCGATACAAAAAGTATTTGGTGAACATGCATATAAGCTTAGCATCAGTTCTACCAAATCCATGACTGGCCACTTACTTGGTGCTGCCGGAGCTATCGAGGCTATTGCTTGTATTCTTGCTATCAAACACCAGACAGTTCCTCCTACTATCAACCATTTTACTGATGATGAAAGGGTTGATTCCAGACTAAATCTGACATTCAACAAAGCACAGGCTAAAACCATAAATGTAGCATTGAGCAATACTTTCGGATTTGGTGGGCATAACTGCTCTATTATTCTGCGTAAAATTTAA
- a CDS encoding acyl carrier protein produces MSEIAQKVKSIIIDKLGVEESEVTPEASFTNDLGADSLDTVELIMEFEKEFNISIPDEQAENISTVGQAVAYLEQNVKQ; encoded by the coding sequence ATGTCAGAAATAGCACAAAAAGTTAAGAGTATCATTATTGACAAACTAGGAGTGGAAGAATCTGAGGTTACTCCTGAAGCTAGCTTCACAAACGACTTAGGAGCTGACTCCTTAGATACAGTAGAATTAATCATGGAATTCGAAAAAGAATTTAACATATCAATTCCTGATGAGCAAGCTGAAAACATTTCAACTGTTGGTCAAGCTGTTGCTTATTTGGAGCAAAACGTTAAACAATAA
- a CDS encoding IPExxxVDY family protein, whose translation MMKTTKLVVDYEYDFEFFAIISSVKAHKLAWSINKVLSINLCKQEDIKLDFIKDWKLVITNYIYEKEYSVFRLLKNRSCESENLPKPFLVPELKEYDYFIHMSGEVMLFETAELFEKLKELQIVQYVKKIEVNKLKSKENLIF comes from the coding sequence ATGATGAAAACTACAAAGCTAGTAGTCGATTATGAGTATGATTTTGAGTTTTTTGCTATAATTTCTTCAGTAAAAGCTCATAAGTTAGCATGGTCTATAAATAAGGTATTAAGTATCAATCTTTGTAAACAGGAAGATATAAAACTTGACTTTATTAAAGATTGGAAACTGGTAATCACTAATTATATTTACGAGAAAGAATACAGTGTTTTCAGATTATTGAAAAATAGATCCTGCGAATCGGAGAATCTTCCCAAGCCCTTCCTGGTCCCCGAGCTTAAAGAATATGACTATTTTATTCACATGTCCGGAGAAGTTATGCTGTTCGAAACAGCCGAACTGTTTGAGAAACTTAAAGAATTGCAAATAGTACAATACGTAAAAAAAATTGAAGTAAATAAATTAAAGTCTAAAGAAAACTTAATTTTTTGA
- the pyk gene encoding pyruvate kinase, translated as MEQINKKTKIIATVGPACNTKEKLWELVKAGANIFRLNFSHGSHEAHLQVIQYIRELNKEHNANIAILQDLQGPKIRTNEVENNGVELREGAQIIITKEYCMGTKEKISTSYQSLTSDVKPGDAILIDDGKIELKVLSAKNGEVTAEIIYGGILKSKKGINLPNTNVSEPSLTEKDRKDLIFGIEQGLDWIALSFVRRAEDMKELKEIIKKSGKDIKVVAKIEKPEAIANIDEIIAETDAIMVARGDLGVEVLMEDVPMMQKMIVKKCGIAGKPVIIATQMMESMITNPRPTRAETNDVANAIIDGADTVMLSAETASGEYPVLTVQSMARICASVERQAESIYNKHTNKEDSSFSDSVIATACTLADHVNAKAIIGLSQSGYSAFRIASHRPKADIIIVTSDKAMLNKLSLVWGVKAVYYDKFTTTDETIQGVRDLLVREGLLKKGDTYVTTASMPFTYTQRANTLKLGVVE; from the coding sequence ATGGAGCAGATTAACAAAAAGACAAAAATTATTGCAACAGTCGGACCAGCTTGTAACACGAAAGAGAAATTATGGGAGCTGGTGAAGGCCGGTGCAAATATTTTCAGATTAAACTTTTCACACGGAAGCCATGAGGCACACCTCCAGGTGATCCAATACATCAGAGAATTAAATAAAGAGCACAATGCTAATATTGCAATTCTTCAAGACTTACAAGGACCAAAAATCAGAACCAACGAAGTTGAAAATAATGGTGTTGAATTAAGAGAAGGGGCACAAATAATAATAACTAAAGAGTATTGCATGGGTACAAAAGAGAAGATAAGTACCTCTTATCAGTCTCTTACTTCTGACGTGAAGCCAGGTGATGCTATTCTTATTGATGATGGTAAAATCGAATTAAAAGTACTTTCTGCTAAAAACGGAGAAGTTACTGCTGAAATCATTTACGGCGGGATATTGAAATCTAAAAAAGGTATCAACCTTCCAAATACAAATGTGTCCGAGCCTTCTTTAACTGAAAAAGACAGAAAAGATCTTATATTCGGAATAGAGCAAGGTCTTGACTGGATCGCTTTGTCCTTCGTAAGAAGGGCTGAGGATATGAAGGAACTTAAAGAAATCATCAAAAAATCAGGTAAGGATATTAAGGTTGTTGCAAAGATCGAGAAGCCTGAGGCAATTGCAAATATTGATGAAATTATCGCTGAGACTGACGCTATTATGGTTGCCAGAGGTGACCTGGGAGTTGAGGTGTTGATGGAAGATGTTCCGATGATGCAGAAAATGATCGTGAAAAAATGTGGCATCGCCGGAAAACCGGTTATTATCGCTACTCAAATGATGGAAAGCATGATCACGAATCCTCGTCCTACCAGAGCTGAGACTAATGACGTTGCTAATGCGATCATTGATGGTGCTGATACAGTGATGTTGAGTGCTGAAACTGCAAGCGGAGAGTATCCAGTACTTACTGTTCAGAGCATGGCAAGAATATGCGCTTCTGTAGAAAGACAAGCTGAATCTATATACAATAAGCACACAAATAAAGAAGATTCTTCTTTCAGCGACAGTGTTATTGCGACTGCCTGTACACTTGCTGATCATGTAAATGCAAAAGCCATCATTGGTTTATCTCAGTCTGGTTATTCCGCATTCAGAATCGCGAGCCACAGACCAAAAGCAGATATCATTATCGTAACTTCTGACAAAGCAATGCTTAATAAACTGAGCCTTGTTTGGGGGGTAAAAGCTGTTTATTATGATAAGTTCACTACTACTGATGAAACAATTCAGGGTGTCAGAGATCTTCTAGTAAGAGAAGGTCTTTTGAAAAAAGGTGATACTTATGTAACTACGGCAAGCATGCCTTTCACTTATACGCAAAGAGCAAATACTCTAAAATTAGGTGTAGTTGAATAA
- a CDS encoding M42 family metallopeptidase: MELNIDLLTKICELPGAPGYEQKIRAFVIEQIKPLVDEFRIDNLGNVIALKKGLTGAKKVMAAAHMDEIGFIVTYINEQGFIFFHPLGGFDPKTLTAQRVIVHGIKDIIGVMGSKPVHVMSAEEKVKPAKIEDFFIDTGMTKEEVEKYVSIGNPITRERNLIEMGNNINCKSLDNRISVFILIEALKQIQNLPYDFYAVFTVQEEVGLRGATTAAHQINPDFGIAIDTTIAYDVPGARPQEKITELGKGTAIKIMDSSAIADYRMVNYLKQTASSHSIQWQPEILTAGGTDTAPLQKGGKMGAIAGAISIPTRHIHQVIEMVNKDDVKHSINLLSRAVEGLDKFDWNF; encoded by the coding sequence ATGGAATTAAACATAGACTTATTAACTAAAATCTGCGAGCTCCCAGGGGCTCCGGGCTACGAGCAAAAGATTCGGGCCTTTGTTATCGAACAGATAAAACCTCTTGTTGATGAATTCAGAATAGATAACCTGGGGAATGTTATTGCTTTGAAGAAAGGATTGACCGGAGCTAAAAAAGTGATGGCTGCTGCTCATATGGATGAAATTGGCTTCATTGTTACCTATATCAATGAGCAGGGGTTTATATTTTTTCACCCTCTAGGAGGGTTTGACCCCAAGACACTCACCGCTCAAAGGGTGATTGTTCACGGTATTAAAGATATTATCGGTGTAATGGGAAGTAAACCCGTACATGTGATGTCTGCTGAAGAAAAAGTAAAACCTGCAAAAATCGAAGATTTTTTCATTGATACAGGCATGACTAAAGAGGAGGTAGAAAAATATGTATCCATTGGAAATCCGATTACAAGAGAAAGAAATCTTATCGAAATGGGGAATAACATCAACTGTAAATCTTTAGATAACAGAATCAGTGTATTTATTCTTATTGAAGCATTGAAGCAAATTCAAAATCTTCCGTATGATTTTTATGCAGTATTTACAGTTCAGGAAGAAGTTGGTTTAAGGGGAGCAACCACTGCTGCTCATCAGATAAATCCTGATTTTGGAATTGCCATTGATACTACTATTGCTTATGATGTCCCGGGAGCAAGACCTCAGGAAAAAATTACGGAACTAGGGAAAGGAACTGCAATAAAAATTATGGATTCTTCTGCCATTGCTGATTACAGAATGGTGAACTATTTAAAGCAGACAGCTTCAAGTCATTCAATACAATGGCAGCCGGAAATTCTTACTGCTGGTGGTACTGATACTGCTCCACTTCAAAAGGGCGGGAAAATGGGAGCCATAGCCGGGGCTATTTCAATTCCAACAAGACATATACATCAGGTGATTGAAATGGTCAATAAAGACGATGTGAAGCATTCAATTAACTTATTATCAAGAGCCGTAGAAGGCCTTGATAAATTTGATTGGAATTTTTAA
- a CDS encoding MBL fold metallo-hydrolase translates to MSETIYVNNPSLHTLKVGYPGNLLIDGEFTNSNTKEENSFLKVLKWKFSKNPQRAEKKKENYKVATIPNYNFINSDQNMIVWLGHSTFYIQIDNVKILTDPVFFDLPFIKRKTELPLASENLINIEYLLLSHGHRDHFDVPSLKVVLANNPSVKILGPLNISTLFNEINYKGEIQEAGWYQQFKSDRVDFIFLPAKHWHRRGLNDFNKVLWGSFYIKGKNKSIYFAGDTAYGKHFKEIQKTVPHIDYCLMPIGAYKPSFLMNLFHVNPEEAYKAYQELHAKYFIPMHYGTFDLSDEPMGEPEREIRKFFQKQGSPEHLLIEPIGKEILI, encoded by the coding sequence GTGAGCGAAACAATATATGTTAATAATCCTTCTTTGCATACTCTCAAAGTTGGTTACCCAGGCAATCTTTTAATTGATGGGGAATTCACAAATTCCAATACCAAGGAAGAAAATTCATTTTTAAAAGTACTAAAGTGGAAGTTTAGCAAAAACCCTCAAAGAGCCGAAAAGAAAAAAGAAAATTATAAAGTTGCGACTATCCCGAATTATAACTTTATAAATAGTGATCAGAATATGATTGTCTGGTTGGGACACTCCACTTTTTATATTCAGATTGACAATGTAAAGATTCTTACCGATCCTGTATTTTTTGATCTGCCTTTCATCAAAAGGAAAACCGAACTCCCTCTGGCATCTGAAAATTTAATCAATATTGAATATTTATTACTTTCACATGGACATAGGGATCATTTTGATGTACCGTCACTTAAAGTTGTACTGGCCAATAATCCTTCTGTAAAAATCTTAGGCCCATTAAATATTTCGACACTTTTTAATGAAATTAATTATAAAGGAGAGATACAAGAAGCCGGATGGTACCAGCAATTCAAATCCGATCGTGTAGATTTTATCTTCCTTCCTGCCAAACACTGGCATCGTAGAGGGCTTAATGATTTCAATAAAGTTTTATGGGGAAGCTTTTATATAAAAGGGAAAAACAAATCAATATATTTTGCAGGAGATACGGCCTATGGAAAACATTTTAAAGAAATTCAGAAAACCGTACCTCATATAGATTATTGCCTCATGCCTATAGGAGCCTACAAACCCTCATTTCTTATGAATCTCTTCCATGTAAACCCTGAAGAAGCCTATAAAGCTTATCAGGAGCTTCACGCAAAATATTTTATACCCATGCATTATGGAACTTTTGATTTATCTGATGAACCAATGGGTGAGCCTGAAAGAGAAATTAGAAAGTTTTTCCAGAAACAGGGAAGTCCAGAGCATTTATTGATAGAGCCAATAGGTAAAGAGATACTGATATAA